In Ipomoea triloba cultivar NCNSP0323 chromosome 7, ASM357664v1, a single genomic region encodes these proteins:
- the LOC116025678 gene encoding transcription factor MYB59-like isoform X1 codes for MKMAQEEMMKMMMMMRRGPWTEQEDVQLVLYVNMFGDRRWDFLAKVSGLKRSGKSCRLRWVNYLQPGLKRGKITPQEQRLILQLHSKWGNRWSKIAQKLPGRTDNEIKNYWRTHMRKKANEDRANKFGSSSSPSSSSSLSNNSSSSSGGSSSPPAVNSRPIPDTNERNFYDTGGIIFEDETTPQQQQQQQQEKKIMDDQQQQQQVCSSSMDDIWKDMELWAEQEKGGCTMWNYWSEWVWTTCSSSNNNRMCPPPPPPPSSSTDRLCFFDNQDYAQYN; via the exons atgaaaatggcACAGGaagagatgatgaagatgatgatgatgatgaggagagGTCCATGGACAGAACAAGAAGATGTTCAGCTGGTTCTTTACGTGAACATGTTCGGCGATCGGCGGTGGGATTTTCTGGCCAAAGTTTCAG GGTTGAAAAGAAGTGGGAAGAGTTGCAGGTTACGTTGGGTTAATTACTTGCAGCCTGGCCTCAAACGTGGCAAGATCACCCCTCAAGAACAACGACTCATTCTTCAACTCCACTCCAAATGGGGCAATAG GTGGTCAAAAATTGCCCAGAAATTACCGGGAAGAACCGACAACGAAATCAAGAACTACTGGAGAACCCACATGAGGAAAAAGGCTAACGAAGACAGAGCCAACAAGTTCGGTTCTTCCTCATCcccatcttcttcatcatcactctCCAATaattcctcttcctcttccggCGGCTCCAGCAGCCCGCCGGCGGTGAACTCCCGGCCGATTCCGGACACAAACGAGAGGAACTTCTACGACACAGGAGGAATAATATTTGAGGATGAAACGACGccgcagcagcagcagcagcagcagcaggagaagaagataatggatgatcagcagcagcagcagcaagtGTGCTCGTCATCAATGGATGATATATGGAAAGACATGGAATTATGGGCGGAACAAGAAAAAGGTGGTTGTACGATGTGGAATTATTGGTCGGAGTGGGTATGGACGAcatgtagtagtagtaataacaACAGGATGtgtccgccgccgccgccgccgccgtcttcTTCCACCGATCGTCTCTGCTTCTTTGACAACCAAGATTATGCACAATATAATTGA
- the LOC116025678 gene encoding transcription factor MYB48-like isoform X2: MDRTRRCSAGSLREHVRRSAVGFSGQSFRFAKVLVGESQSWIGLKRSGKSCRLRWVNYLQPGLKRGKITPQEQRLILQLHSKWGNRWSKIAQKLPGRTDNEIKNYWRTHMRKKANEDRANKFGSSSSPSSSSSLSNNSSSSSGGSSSPPAVNSRPIPDTNERNFYDTGGIIFEDETTPQQQQQQQQEKKIMDDQQQQQQVCSSSMDDIWKDMELWAEQEKGGCTMWNYWSEWVWTTCSSSNNNRMCPPPPPPPSSSTDRLCFFDNQDYAQYN, encoded by the exons ATGGACAGAACAAGAAGATGTTCAGCTGGTTCTTTACGTGAACATGTTCGGCGATCGGCGGTGGGATTTTCTGGCCAAAGTTTCAGGTTTGCAAAGGTTTTGGTGGGAGAATCTCAAAGCTGGATAG GGTTGAAAAGAAGTGGGAAGAGTTGCAGGTTACGTTGGGTTAATTACTTGCAGCCTGGCCTCAAACGTGGCAAGATCACCCCTCAAGAACAACGACTCATTCTTCAACTCCACTCCAAATGGGGCAATAG GTGGTCAAAAATTGCCCAGAAATTACCGGGAAGAACCGACAACGAAATCAAGAACTACTGGAGAACCCACATGAGGAAAAAGGCTAACGAAGACAGAGCCAACAAGTTCGGTTCTTCCTCATCcccatcttcttcatcatcactctCCAATaattcctcttcctcttccggCGGCTCCAGCAGCCCGCCGGCGGTGAACTCCCGGCCGATTCCGGACACAAACGAGAGGAACTTCTACGACACAGGAGGAATAATATTTGAGGATGAAACGACGccgcagcagcagcagcagcagcagcaggagaagaagataatggatgatcagcagcagcagcagcaagtGTGCTCGTCATCAATGGATGATATATGGAAAGACATGGAATTATGGGCGGAACAAGAAAAAGGTGGTTGTACGATGTGGAATTATTGGTCGGAGTGGGTATGGACGAcatgtagtagtagtaataacaACAGGATGtgtccgccgccgccgccgccgccgtcttcTTCCACCGATCGTCTCTGCTTCTTTGACAACCAAGATTATGCACAATATAATTGA
- the LOC116024172 gene encoding uncharacterized protein LOC116024172 — MKIISWNCRGIVNRRVRNHVKQLLTTSKADVICLLEIKSSKAENMVNLAFKLGFNNHFLVDPLGFAGGLLLFWKQCQIDLEVIGHNSQAIHTKVDRWPGVCFFTFAYVRPNLQAKCRFWDYCKSLANTTQAPWCVLGDFNDIASSEEQWGSDSANPNQIQRFIDAFGDCNLIDRGAAGSNFTWYRYVGNQVTQMRRLDRVLWNMNAQLAFPEAKVAVLPRLHSDHSPIMFIEEAGSPPERSLRPFRFEAAWLTREDYNSI, encoded by the coding sequence ATGAAGATCATTTCTTGGAATTGCAGGGGCATTGTCAACAGACGTGTTAGGAACCATGTTAAGCAGCTTCTGACCACGTCCAAGGCTGATGTCATTTGCCTCTTAGAAATTAAATCTTCTAAAGCGGAGAACATGGTTAATCTTGCTTTTAAGTTGGGTTTTAATAATCACTTTCTGGTGGACCCTCTTGGTTTTGCGGGGGGGCTTTTGTTGTTCTGGAAGCAGTGTCAGATTGACCTCGAGGTTATTGGACACAATTCCCAGGCCATTCACACCAAAGTGGATAGGTGGCCTGGGGTCTGTTTCTTTACTTTTGCATATGTTAGACCTAACCTTCAAGCTAAGTGCAGGTTCTGGGATTATTGTAAGTCGCTTGCCAACACCACTCAAGCTCCCTGGTGTGTGCTAGGGGACTTTAACGACATTGCTAGTAGTGAAGAACAATGGGGCAGTGATTCTGCTAATCCTAATCAGATTCAAAGGTTCATTGATGCTTTTGGTGATTGCAATCTGATTGACCGAGGTGCTGCAGGGTCTAACTTCACATGGTACCGTTATGTGGGGAACCAGGTGACACAGATGAGAAGGCTTGACAGGGTGCTCTGGAATATGAATGCTCAATTAGCTTTCCCTGAAGCGAAGGTTGCCGTCCTTCCTCGGCTCCACTCTGACCATAGTCCTATTATGTTTATAGAGGAAGCAGGTAGCCCTCCTGAGAGGAGCCTTAGACCTTTCCGTTTCGAGGCGGCTTGGCTCACAAGGGAAGATTATAATTCCATTTAG